The Hyphomonas sediminis genome contains a region encoding:
- a CDS encoding dicarboxylate/amino acid:cation symporter: MKGWFAIDLWKRVLAGLVVGTLIGLALRYGLGPDRGGEFVTTWFKPVGDAFINLIRMLVVPLIFVTLVSGVLAMGDPKRLGSLGGRALAMYMGTTVLAICFGLLMGTLVQPGAGFDTSIANAADLEETRARLAANAPAGSVGEQLVKTLLSIIPSNPIDAFARGDVLQIIFFAILLGVGIMLAGEAGKPLEKLFNSGSEAIMKLTLVVMETAPFGVLALMAWVMGDRGLSVLTVLGKMTLAHYTACLLHILITYGFIVKGLLRLPLLPFYRGVFDAQMVAFSTSSSNATLPMTMSCANKNLGIGKPIASSVLPLGATINMDGTALYQGLIALFAVQALGIPMEPGMYLTIIIMATLVSIGTAGVPSVSLLLATTTLSIVGANPDQIVLIVAVLFPFDRILDMMRTVTNITGDLAVATAVAKWEGDLDEEVFKAPDPI, encoded by the coding sequence ATGAAGGGCTGGTTTGCAATCGATCTATGGAAGCGGGTGCTGGCTGGCCTCGTCGTTGGCACGCTGATCGGGCTTGCCCTGCGCTACGGCCTCGGCCCGGATCGCGGCGGAGAGTTCGTTACCACCTGGTTCAAACCTGTCGGCGACGCCTTCATCAACCTTATCCGCATGCTCGTCGTGCCGCTGATCTTCGTCACGCTGGTGTCTGGCGTCCTGGCGATGGGCGACCCCAAACGTCTGGGCAGTCTCGGTGGCCGCGCGCTCGCCATGTATATGGGCACCACCGTCCTGGCGATCTGCTTCGGCCTGCTGATGGGCACGCTGGTCCAGCCCGGCGCCGGTTTTGACACCTCGATTGCCAATGCCGCCGACCTTGAAGAAACTCGCGCGCGCCTGGCAGCCAACGCCCCGGCTGGCAGCGTCGGCGAACAGCTCGTCAAGACGCTGCTTTCCATCATCCCGTCCAATCCCATCGACGCGTTCGCGCGCGGCGATGTCCTGCAGATCATCTTCTTCGCCATCCTGCTCGGCGTTGGCATCATGCTGGCGGGCGAGGCCGGCAAGCCGCTGGAAAAACTGTTCAATTCCGGCTCCGAAGCGATCATGAAGCTGACGCTGGTCGTGATGGAAACCGCGCCCTTCGGCGTGCTGGCACTGATGGCCTGGGTGATGGGCGACCGGGGCCTCTCAGTGCTCACCGTGCTCGGCAAGATGACGCTCGCCCACTACACAGCCTGCCTCCTGCATATCCTGATCACGTATGGCTTCATCGTGAAGGGCCTGCTGCGCCTGCCGCTCCTGCCCTTCTATCGCGGCGTGTTCGACGCACAGATGGTGGCCTTCTCCACCTCCTCGTCCAACGCCACGCTGCCGATGACGATGTCCTGCGCCAACAAGAACCTTGGCATCGGCAAGCCGATCGCCTCGTCCGTCCTGCCGCTCGGCGCGACGATCAATATGGATGGCACAGCGCTCTATCAGGGCCTCATCGCCCTTTTCGCGGTGCAGGCCCTCGGCATCCCCATGGAGCCGGGCATGTACCTCACCATCATCATCATGGCGACGCTCGTCTCCATCGGCACGGCAGGCGTGCCTTCGGTCAGCCTTCTGCTGGCCACCACCACACTCAGCATCGTTGGCGCAAATCCCGATCAGATTGTCCTCATCGTCGCCGTACTGTTCCCGTTCGACCGGATCCTCGACATGATGCGCACCGTCACCAACATCACCGGCGACCTCGCCGTGGCCACCGCCGTCGCCAAATGGGAAGGCGACCTGGATGAGGAAGTCTTCAAAGCGCCTGATCCTATCTAA
- the dacB gene encoding D-alanyl-D-alanine carboxypeptidase/D-alanyl-D-alanine endopeptidase gives MMSLRAFRPLLTAALIGLTACATQPPPPAPLEQTQVAGVRWGAVVSTLDGQEVFALRWDERFTPASNTKIFTTAAAFAYLSDLETPNPAAGTSVWLSTRGEGEAPDLILMGAGDAGLTDSPDCVTNCLHQLADAVVAAGITRVADVIGDDSALPADPWGQGWSWNNFSWYYAAPISALTVNENTLGLQVTPAPEAGFPATVSWLPGDDLLILQNDTVTGYPKDEATLRMMRVPGSDVLRLTGSLPAGTGTRAYAVAVGEPAHAAAQRFIRLLAERGVVVEGIARAQHEAGFDAGAMPVELARLTPAPLIDSVRRILVNSQNLHAELLLRRIAAARGALTGEGGPEILAALAAEAGLTRTEIELFDGSGMSSYNRVTPRGMVAFLRWAETQPWGEAWRAALPVGGADGTLARRFKGTSLEGKVYAKTGSLHGVNALSGYMTAKSGRVLVFAIFANDRPAEAPSIIAEMDAALVQIAEEN, from the coding sequence ATGATGTCTCTTCGCGCTTTCCGCCCGCTCCTGACGGCGGCCCTGATCGGCCTCACCGCCTGCGCAACGCAGCCGCCACCGCCCGCGCCGCTGGAGCAGACGCAGGTGGCGGGCGTGCGCTGGGGCGCGGTGGTCTCGACGCTGGACGGGCAGGAAGTGTTCGCCCTGCGCTGGGACGAGCGGTTCACACCCGCCTCCAATACGAAGATATTCACGACGGCGGCCGCCTTTGCCTATCTTTCGGATCTTGAGACGCCCAACCCGGCGGCGGGCACTTCGGTCTGGCTTTCCACGCGCGGGGAAGGGGAGGCCCCAGATCTTATTCTCATGGGCGCGGGCGATGCGGGGCTGACCGACAGCCCTGATTGCGTCACCAATTGCCTTCATCAGCTGGCGGACGCTGTGGTCGCCGCCGGCATCACACGCGTTGCCGATGTGATCGGGGATGACAGCGCGCTGCCTGCAGACCCCTGGGGGCAGGGGTGGAGCTGGAACAATTTTTCCTGGTATTACGCCGCGCCAATTTCAGCCCTCACGGTGAATGAGAATACGCTTGGCCTGCAGGTGACGCCGGCGCCTGAAGCGGGCTTTCCCGCGACCGTTTCCTGGTTGCCGGGGGATGATCTGCTGATCCTCCAGAATGACACGGTGACGGGGTATCCGAAGGATGAGGCGACCCTGCGCATGATGCGCGTTCCGGGATCGGATGTTTTGCGCCTGACCGGTAGCCTGCCGGCGGGCACGGGCACGCGCGCCTATGCGGTGGCAGTGGGCGAGCCGGCACATGCCGCGGCGCAGCGATTTATTCGCCTGCTTGCCGAGCGCGGTGTCGTCGTCGAAGGCATCGCCCGCGCGCAGCATGAAGCGGGCTTTGATGCAGGTGCCATGCCGGTAGAGCTTGCCCGGCTCACGCCCGCGCCGCTGATCGACAGTGTCCGGCGTATTCTTGTCAACAGCCAGAACCTTCATGCCGAGTTGCTGCTGCGCCGGATCGCGGCGGCGCGTGGCGCGCTGACGGGAGAAGGCGGCCCTGAAATCCTCGCGGCTCTTGCCGCTGAAGCCGGGCTGACGCGAACGGAGATTGAGCTGTTCGATGGTTCCGGTATGTCGAGCTATAACCGCGTTACGCCGCGCGGCATGGTCGCTTTCCTCCGTTGGGCAGAGACCCAGCCCTGGGGCGAGGCCTGGCGCGCGGCCCTGCCGGTTGGCGGCGCCGATGGCACGCTCGCCCGCCGTTTCAAGGGAACGTCGCTGGAGGGGAAAGTCTATGCCAAGACCGGCTCCCTGCACGGCGTCAATGCGCTGTCAGGCTATATGACCGCGAAGAGCGGCCGCGTGTTGGTGTTTGCGATTTTCGCCAATGACCGCCCGGCAGAGGCCCCCTCGATCATTGCGGAGATGGATGCAGCGCTGGTTCAGATTGCCGAGGAAAACTGA
- a CDS encoding pseudouridine synthase codes for MSLYSPAPAPVSYIHIDDHLILIDKPSGLLSVPGRGEDKADCAIARVQADFSDALTVHRLDMATSGLLLMARGKDMQRALSMLFERSEVEKAYLADVWGAPSPASGEIDLPLITDWPNRPLQKIDHEIGKPSRTLYETLSVSETGGRLKLTPVTGRSHQLRVHLAAIGHPILGDEFYAQGDALAARPRLALHAAQLAFAHPATGVPMKFEAPCPF; via the coding sequence ATGAGCCTGTATTCCCCGGCGCCCGCGCCGGTTTCCTATATCCACATCGACGATCACCTGATCCTGATCGACAAGCCTTCCGGCCTTCTTTCCGTACCCGGACGGGGCGAGGACAAGGCCGACTGCGCCATTGCGCGCGTGCAAGCTGATTTTTCCGATGCGCTGACCGTTCACCGGCTGGACATGGCAACCAGCGGCCTGTTGCTGATGGCGCGCGGGAAGGACATGCAGCGCGCGCTGTCCATGCTGTTTGAGCGCAGCGAAGTGGAGAAGGCGTATCTTGCCGATGTCTGGGGCGCACCCTCCCCCGCAAGCGGCGAAATAGACCTGCCCCTGATTACCGACTGGCCGAACCGCCCCTTGCAAAAGATTGATCACGAAATCGGCAAGCCGAGCCGCACGCTTTACGAGACACTATCCGTTTCGGAGACGGGCGGGCGCCTGAAGCTCACGCCGGTTACGGGCCGCTCGCATCAATTGCGCGTGCATCTGGCAGCAATTGGCCATCCGATCCTTGGGGATGAATTCTATGCGCAGGGTGACGCGCTGGCCGCGCGCCCGCGCCTTGCCCTGCATGCGGCGCAGCTCGCCTTCGCCCATCCGGCAACCGGCGTCCCAATGAAATTTGAGGCGCCCTGCCCCTTCTGA
- a CDS encoding sensor histidine kinase, translating to MTAEQMPIVMAIGTALLALGALLWALRVSDGARGAARRYRDVAGDRETENAGLKSVLGAHPGVILVWQGDALELDGDEITPPELYGSPVALAGLLSFTDDAISPDPAVRIVEGLADLEARDSAGQDTTLRIRLRELRESGQPFSLTIIGPSGRFLEADGRTAGVRAVVWINDTTIKGLEESSARGKLEEARQVIARDPTAFLDMLGKAPFPAWRVSGMGRLQWANPAYIEAVDGGNLDRVLERQVMLEQAVTEQARKTITDGAEHDETRHIVINNQRRAMRVLTFPLSGGAGCMAFDVTEQENSREELNRHVRAHDETLNHVADAVAIFGPDRKLNFYNKAFRDMWDLEETFLLDRPSHGQLLDRLREKKKLPARTNYAEWRAEEISYYLDIDGVKEDKWSLPDSRTLSVTRQRHPMGGLLVLFKDITDHLSLQTRFNALIKTQSSTLDNLHEAVAVFGSDGRLKLHNRAFERVWDIPGDRLKDRPDYDDVIRGCVPLFHDMEIWDAIKVHITDPSARQSTTGEMRRADGSLLTYLTHPLPDGNTMIAFADVTATRRVESALRDRAEAFEAADRLKTEFVRNVSYQLRSPLTTIFGYAELLETQRNGPLTERQTDHVRAILSASDHLNKLIENILDLALIEAGRLDLELSELDLEDVINQSVELVVSKAEDTEVAVRAEITGRLGQMRGDERRIKQVLFNLISNSLRFTEPGGEIVVAAQRMGDMITLSVRDNGAGLEADKRATSFDSFVSGDQRGAGLGLALVKHFIHLHGGTVGMKSVDGGGLEVTCWLPSQAPVTASLPPAQASFEPQPTAH from the coding sequence ATGACCGCTGAACAGATGCCGATCGTTATGGCTATTGGCACCGCGCTGCTGGCGCTGGGTGCGCTGCTTTGGGCGCTTCGGGTGTCGGATGGCGCGCGCGGCGCGGCGCGGCGCTACCGCGACGTGGCCGGGGACCGGGAAACCGAGAATGCCGGGCTGAAATCCGTTCTGGGCGCCCATCCGGGCGTCATCCTCGTCTGGCAGGGCGATGCGCTGGAGCTGGACGGCGACGAGATTACCCCGCCGGAACTTTATGGCTCGCCGGTCGCGCTGGCGGGTTTGCTGAGCTTTACCGATGACGCGATTTCGCCGGACCCGGCGGTGCGTATCGTCGAGGGGCTGGCAGACCTTGAGGCGCGGGATTCGGCCGGGCAGGATACGACGCTGCGCATCCGCCTGCGTGAGCTGCGCGAGAGCGGGCAGCCTTTCTCGCTGACCATCATCGGGCCTTCGGGGCGCTTCCTGGAGGCTGATGGCCGCACGGCAGGCGTGCGCGCGGTGGTGTGGATCAACGACACGACCATCAAGGGCCTGGAAGAAAGCTCCGCTCGCGGCAAGCTGGAAGAGGCGCGGCAGGTGATTGCGCGTGACCCGACCGCTTTCCTCGACATGCTGGGCAAGGCGCCGTTCCCGGCCTGGCGCGTTTCGGGCATGGGCCGCCTGCAATGGGCCAACCCCGCCTATATCGAAGCGGTGGACGGCGGAAACCTCGACCGCGTTCTGGAACGCCAGGTCATGCTGGAGCAGGCCGTCACCGAGCAGGCCCGCAAGACGATCACCGACGGCGCCGAGCATGACGAGACGCGCCATATCGTCATCAACAACCAGCGCCGCGCGATGCGCGTGCTGACCTTCCCGCTGTCGGGCGGGGCAGGCTGTATGGCGTTTGACGTGACCGAGCAGGAGAACTCCCGCGAGGAGTTGAACCGCCATGTGCGCGCCCATGACGAGACGCTGAACCATGTGGCCGATGCGGTTGCCATCTTCGGGCCGGACCGCAAGCTGAACTTCTACAACAAGGCCTTCCGCGACATGTGGGACCTGGAGGAGACCTTCCTCCTCGATCGGCCAAGCCACGGCCAGCTGCTCGACCGCCTGCGCGAGAAGAAGAAGCTCCCGGCCCGGACGAACTATGCCGAATGGCGCGCCGAGGAAATTTCCTATTATCTCGATATTGACGGGGTGAAGGAAGACAAATGGTCCTTGCCGGACAGCCGCACGCTGTCAGTTACCCGCCAGCGCCACCCGATGGGCGGCCTGCTGGTATTGTTCAAGGACATCACCGACCACCTCTCCCTGCAGACGCGCTTCAATGCTCTGATCAAGACGCAGTCTTCGACGCTGGACAATCTGCACGAGGCAGTTGCCGTGTTCGGCTCCGACGGGCGCCTGAAGCTGCACAACCGCGCCTTCGAGCGCGTGTGGGATATTCCGGGTGACCGCCTGAAGGACCGTCCGGACTATGACGATGTGATCCGGGGCTGCGTGCCGCTGTTCCATGACATGGAAATCTGGGACGCGATCAAGGTGCACATCACCGACCCGTCGGCGCGCCAGTCGACCACCGGTGAAATGCGCCGGGCCGATGGCTCGCTGCTGACCTATCTGACCCATCCGCTGCCGGATGGAAATACGATGATCGCCTTTGCCGATGTGACGGCAACGCGCCGGGTGGAATCGGCCTTGCGCGACCGGGCCGAGGCCTTCGAGGCGGCCGACCGCCTGAAGACGGAATTCGTGCGCAATGTGAGTTACCAGCTGCGCTCGCCGCTGACGACGATCTTCGGCTATGCCGAACTGCTGGAAACCCAGCGCAACGGCCCGCTGACCGAGCGCCAGACCGATCACGTTCGCGCGATCCTTTCGGCGTCCGACCATCTCAACAAGCTGATCGAGAACATTCTCGATCTTGCCCTGATCGAAGCGGGCCGGCTGGATCTGGAGCTCAGTGAACTCGACCTGGAGGACGTGATCAACCAGAGCGTCGAACTGGTCGTCTCGAAAGCCGAAGACACCGAAGTGGCAGTCCGTGCCGAGATTACCGGCCGGCTTGGCCAGATGCGGGGCGATGAGCGCCGGATCAAGCAGGTGCTGTTCAACCTGATCTCCAACTCGCTGCGCTTCACCGAGCCGGGCGGGGAGATTGTGGTCGCGGCCCAGCGGATGGGCGACATGATCACTCTCAGCGTGCGGGACAATGGCGCGGGCCTTGAGGCCGACAAGCGCGCGACGAGCTTCGACAGTTTCGTCTCCGGCGACCAGCGCGGCGCGGGCCTTGGCCTCGCCCTTGTGAAGCATTTCATCCACCTGCATGGCGGCACGGTGGGCATGAAATCGGTCGATGGCGGCGGCCTGGAAGTCACCTGCTGGCTGCCTTCGCAGGCGCCGGTCACGGCCTCCCTGCCGCCCGCACAGGCGAGCTTCGAGCCCCAGCCGACGGCACACTGA
- a CDS encoding sensor histidine kinase: MSDPERPPEPLLPRRQRRLTESLAARLFALTLGAILLTEALVFLPTASNLRSQWLNERVQAARIASLALEAAPMREVSEELSESLLEKAEVLAVTEIEDDMRFQLLAPAMPMEDHPTRLIDLREANAMSRGIGAMGEYFAPPDEMLVIIAEGASSDRVVEVVVPQAPLKKTMVALAWRAGGLSLLIALVAAIVIYLVLDAVVVRPMRRVTVSVEQFSRDPGGWSRRLSPTSRRDEIGRAQNALSGMEEVVADAFRQRAHLAELGSAVAKINHDLRNSLASAQLVSDGLARSEDPRVQRAAPRLKRALERAIELATATLDYGKAAPRAPVMQTVRLLIIIQGAAEEALVENGIGIEIAIPETLVIRSDADHLHRIAANLIRNAAEAMRQVGTDAPQIRVRIEGGALIFEDNGPGIPERTQQNLFRPFSGSTRVGGTGLGLVIAHELADALGGSLTLAATGPDGTAFRLALPGLEA; the protein is encoded by the coding sequence TCCCGCGACGCCAGAGGCGCCTGACGGAAAGCCTTGCTGCACGCCTTTTTGCGCTGACCCTGGGCGCCATCCTGCTCACCGAGGCGCTGGTGTTCCTGCCAACCGCCAGCAATCTGCGGAGCCAATGGCTGAACGAGCGGGTGCAGGCCGCGCGCATCGCCTCCCTCGCACTGGAAGCGGCGCCCATGCGGGAGGTGTCCGAAGAACTTTCCGAAAGCCTGCTTGAGAAGGCCGAAGTTCTGGCCGTGACGGAAATTGAAGACGACATGCGCTTCCAGCTGCTGGCCCCGGCCATGCCGATGGAAGACCACCCCACCCGGCTGATCGACCTGCGCGAAGCCAATGCCATGAGCCGCGGGATTGGCGCGATGGGGGAATATTTCGCCCCGCCTGACGAAATGCTCGTCATCATTGCTGAAGGCGCCAGCTCCGACCGGGTGGTCGAAGTCGTGGTGCCGCAGGCGCCGCTGAAGAAGACGATGGTGGCCCTCGCCTGGCGGGCGGGCGGGCTTTCGCTGCTCATTGCGCTGGTCGCCGCGATCGTCATCTATCTTGTGCTCGATGCGGTCGTCGTGCGCCCGATGCGGCGGGTCACAGTTAGTGTGGAACAGTTCAGCCGCGATCCTGGCGGCTGGTCGCGCCGGCTTTCGCCAACCTCGCGCCGCGATGAAATCGGACGCGCCCAGAACGCACTCTCCGGCATGGAAGAGGTCGTCGCCGACGCCTTCCGCCAGCGCGCCCACCTTGCCGAGCTTGGCAGCGCGGTCGCCAAGATCAATCACGACCTGCGCAACTCGCTCGCCTCTGCCCAGCTGGTTTCCGATGGGCTTGCCCGCTCGGAAGACCCGCGCGTGCAGCGCGCCGCCCCGCGCCTGAAACGGGCGCTGGAACGCGCCATCGAACTGGCCACGGCCACGCTCGACTATGGCAAGGCCGCCCCGCGCGCGCCGGTAATGCAGACCGTGCGTCTGCTGATCATTATTCAGGGCGCCGCCGAAGAAGCCCTTGTCGAGAACGGGATCGGCATCGAGATCGCCATTCCGGAAACGCTCGTGATCCGCTCCGACGCCGACCATTTGCACCGGATCGCCGCCAACCTGATCCGCAACGCCGCCGAGGCGATGCGCCAGGTGGGCACGGACGCCCCGCAGATCCGCGTGCGGATCGAGGGCGGCGCGCTGATCTTTGAAGATAACGGCCCCGGCATTCCGGAGCGGACGCAGCAGAATCTCTTCCGTCCCTTCTCCGGATCGACCCGCGTGGGCGGCACAGGCCTCGGCCTCGTCATCGCCCACGAGCTGGCCGATGCGCTGGGCGGCAGCCTGACACTCGCCGCCACCGGGCCGGACGGCACCGCCTTCCGCCTCGCCCTGCCGGGACTTGAGGCATGA
- the hrpB gene encoding ATP-dependent helicase HrpB → MSSSDALPIDEVMPEILRQMAAGNRLVLAAPPGAGKTTRVPLALAGLLGAPGVIAGRILMLEPRRVAARMAAERMAASLGERLGQTIGLTTRVDRKVSKETRIEVITDGLFTRRILADQELAGVGAVLFDEFHERRLNADVGLALAMEAQSVLRDDLRLLIMSATLDTGAVSRAIAAPVIESEGRMYPVETRYLGRSDDRIEDRMPKVIRQALREEEGSVLAFLPGAREINRTADALSGLGPDIILAPLYGALSPAEQDAAVSPAPKGKRKIVLATDIAESALTIEGVRIVIDSGLSRVAEEDLGGLGSRLTTVRASRASADQRRGRAGRTAPGVCYRLWDEAATRGLMAAPVPEILVTDLSGLALTLAEWGTQDAGSLTWMDAPPPGKLKGARQQLAALGALSEDGALTGKGREMARMPLPPRLAALVAAAPGGAEKALAAEIAAMMSERGMGGDSPDLHSRLDRFRADGSPRARALRQQARNWGGDAAPGGDLAKLLSRAWPDQVARRRQGSTGSYLMASGRAASVPPSDLLAKSEWLIVADLGGAAKEPRILLGLPISEAEALASQKVATEERAAFDSRTGKFTARRVKALGAIVLSEAALPKPSADVAAAAMLEAVEKEGFGAIGAAEVIEETLSRLHILAQAGLIEDPGLSVEGLVASAPDWLRPLLRRKGTSVPEAHEVRAALTETLDWPLQEALRKEAPLSLELPSGQSARVDWLDPRAPLVSARAQAFYGLGEHPKIAAGRVPVTVELLSPGMKPAATTQDLARFWGAGYKDMAKDMRGRYPKHDWPEDPANARAHEGRTKKRL, encoded by the coding sequence ATGAGCAGTTCAGACGCCCTGCCGATTGATGAAGTGATGCCCGAAATCCTGCGCCAGATGGCGGCGGGCAACCGGCTTGTGCTGGCCGCCCCGCCGGGCGCGGGCAAGACGACGCGCGTGCCCCTCGCGCTGGCCGGGCTGCTGGGCGCGCCGGGGGTGATCGCCGGGCGCATCCTGATGCTGGAGCCACGGCGCGTGGCTGCGCGCATGGCGGCGGAGCGGATGGCCGCGTCTCTGGGAGAGCGTCTCGGCCAGACCATCGGCCTGACGACGCGGGTGGACCGGAAGGTATCGAAGGAGACCCGTATCGAGGTCATCACCGACGGCCTCTTCACGCGGCGCATCCTGGCCGATCAGGAGCTGGCCGGGGTTGGCGCGGTCCTGTTCGACGAGTTTCACGAGCGGCGGCTGAATGCCGATGTCGGCCTGGCGCTGGCCATGGAGGCACAATCTGTCCTGCGCGACGATCTCCGCCTGCTGATCATGTCGGCCACGCTGGATACGGGCGCTGTTTCCCGCGCCATTGCTGCGCCGGTGATCGAGAGCGAAGGGCGGATGTATCCGGTGGAGACGCGCTATCTTGGCCGCTCCGACGACCGGATCGAAGACCGGATGCCGAAGGTGATCCGGCAGGCGCTGCGCGAGGAAGAAGGCTCCGTTCTCGCTTTCCTGCCTGGCGCGCGGGAAATCAACCGGACGGCCGACGCGCTAAGTGGGCTCGGCCCGGATATCATCCTCGCTCCGCTGTATGGCGCGCTCTCGCCCGCCGAGCAGGATGCGGCGGTCTCCCCGGCGCCAAAGGGCAAGCGCAAGATTGTGCTGGCGACCGACATTGCCGAAAGTGCGCTGACGATCGAAGGCGTGCGTATCGTGATCGATTCCGGCCTTTCCCGTGTGGCGGAGGAAGATCTGGGCGGGCTGGGCAGCCGGCTGACCACCGTCCGCGCCTCGCGTGCTTCGGCCGATCAGCGCCGCGGCCGGGCCGGGCGCACCGCGCCGGGCGTATGTTACCGCCTCTGGGATGAGGCCGCGACACGTGGGCTGATGGCGGCGCCTGTGCCGGAAATTCTGGTGACGGATCTTTCAGGCCTCGCGCTGACGCTGGCCGAATGGGGCACGCAGGACGCAGGCAGCCTGACATGGATGGACGCCCCGCCGCCGGGCAAGCTGAAAGGCGCGCGCCAGCAACTCGCCGCGCTGGGCGCCCTGAGCGAGGATGGCGCGCTGACTGGGAAGGGCCGCGAGATGGCGCGCATGCCGCTGCCCCCGCGCCTTGCCGCGCTGGTGGCGGCTGCGCCGGGCGGGGCGGAAAAAGCGCTGGCCGCAGAAATCGCCGCCATGATGAGCGAGCGCGGCATGGGCGGCGACAGCCCGGACCTGCACAGCCGGCTGGACCGGTTCCGCGCCGATGGCAGCCCGCGCGCCCGCGCGCTGCGCCAGCAGGCCAGAAACTGGGGCGGGGACGCTGCGCCGGGGGGCGACCTTGCGAAACTTCTCTCACGGGCGTGGCCAGATCAGGTTGCCCGCCGCCGGCAGGGCAGCACAGGTAGTTATCTGATGGCATCTGGCCGTGCTGCGTCTGTTCCGCCCTCTGATCTTCTGGCGAAATCCGAATGGCTGATCGTGGCCGATCTTGGCGGCGCGGCGAAGGAGCCACGTATCCTGTTGGGCCTGCCGATCAGCGAGGCCGAAGCGCTCGCCTCGCAGAAGGTGGCGACGGAAGAACGCGCGGCGTTCGATTCCAGAACGGGCAAGTTCACAGCGCGCCGGGTGAAGGCGCTGGGCGCGATTGTGCTCTCTGAAGCAGCCTTGCCCAAACCATCTGCCGATGTTGCCGCCGCCGCGATGCTTGAGGCGGTGGAGAAGGAAGGCTTTGGCGCAATCGGCGCGGCGGAAGTGATTGAGGAAACGCTCAGCCGTCTGCATATTCTGGCGCAGGCTGGACTGATCGAAGATCCGGGCCTGAGCGTTGAGGGGCTTGTCGCATCGGCGCCGGACTGGCTGCGCCCGCTGCTTCGGCGCAAGGGGACGAGCGTGCCCGAGGCGCATGAGGTGCGCGCGGCGTTGACCGAAACGCTGGACTGGCCGCTGCAGGAAGCCTTGCGCAAGGAGGCGCCGCTGAGCCTGGAGCTGCCGTCGGGCCAGAGCGCGCGGGTGGACTGGCTTGATCCGCGTGCGCCGTTGGTGTCGGCGCGGGCCCAGGCCTTTTATGGCCTCGGCGAGCACCCGAAGATCGCTGCCGGGCGCGTGCCGGTCACGGTTGAGCTGCTCTCGCCCGGCATGAAGCCGGCGGCCACAACGCAGGATCTCGCCCGCTTCTGGGGCGCGGGATATAAAGACATGGCGAAAGACATGCGCGGGCGCTATCCCAAGCATGATTGGCCGGAAGACCCGGCAAACGCCCGCGCCCATGAGGGGCGCACAAAGAAACGCCTCTGA
- the murB gene encoding UDP-N-acetylmuramate dehydrogenase, with product MTLPASLPPVRGKLIPGAELAPYTWFRVGGPADALFLPADEEDLEAFLKALAPAIPVTVLGVGSNLIVRDGGLEGVVIRLMGKYWGEIEAEDGITLSARAGALDLAVAKAAASNGITGLEFLSGIPGSLGGATRTNAGCYGAELRDRLVALHGYRRDGTRVAYRGPGKPGALPEAHFSYRHTDLPADLIVTRLILEGTGTGEPEKIAADIAALQARRGETQPIKEKTSGSTFANPDPPGTPGQRSAWKLIDAAGCRGLKVGGAQVSPLHCNFLINTGTATAADLEALGELVRARVLETSGVDLRWEVRRMGRVQRV from the coding sequence ATGACCCTTCCCGCTTCCCTGCCGCCGGTGCGCGGCAAGCTCATCCCCGGCGCAGAGCTGGCGCCCTACACCTGGTTCCGCGTCGGCGGCCCGGCAGACGCCCTGTTCCTGCCCGCCGATGAGGAAGACCTTGAAGCCTTCCTCAAGGCGCTCGCCCCCGCCATCCCGGTCACCGTGCTGGGCGTCGGCTCAAACCTCATCGTGCGCGATGGCGGCCTTGAAGGCGTCGTCATCCGCCTGATGGGCAAATACTGGGGCGAGATTGAAGCCGAAGACGGGATCACCCTCTCAGCCCGCGCCGGCGCGCTGGACCTTGCCGTCGCCAAGGCCGCCGCCAGCAATGGCATCACGGGGCTGGAATTCCTCTCCGGCATTCCCGGCTCCCTTGGCGGGGCGACCCGCACCAATGCCGGCTGCTATGGCGCCGAGTTGCGCGACCGCCTCGTCGCCCTGCATGGCTACCGGCGCGATGGCACGCGCGTCGCCTATCGCGGCCCCGGCAAGCCCGGCGCCCTGCCCGAGGCGCACTTCTCCTATCGCCATACGGACCTTCCGGCTGATCTCATCGTCACACGCCTCATCCTGGAAGGCACAGGCACGGGCGAGCCTGAAAAGATCGCCGCCGACATTGCCGCCCTTCAGGCCCGGCGCGGCGAAACACAGCCGATCAAGGAGAAAACCTCAGGCTCCACCTTCGCCAACCCCGATCCTCCGGGCACGCCGGGTCAACGCTCCGCCTGGAAACTGATCGACGCCGCCGGCTGCCGCGGCCTGAAAGTCGGCGGGGCGCAAGTCTCCCCCCTCCACTGCAACTTCCTCATCAACACCGGCACGGCAACGGCGGCGGACCTCGAAGCCCTCGGCGAACTCGTCCGTGCCCGCGTGCTGGAAACCTCCGGCGTAGACCTCCGCTGGGAAGTCCGCCGCATGGGCCGTGTGCAGAGGGTTTAA